The nucleotide sequence TTCCCTTTGCCACCCACCAGCAGGACTGAGAAGAAGATCACCTGCATCCGAATGCCTTTGAACATCGTGTCCAGAGTCATGTCGTCATGCCTGACACTTTccaggtgtcctggggcaggatCAGTGGTGCTCGTGTGGAAGAGCAACTGGGGAAACATTTCAAGGGCTGGAcaagcttcagcagcctctcagcacTGCACCCTTGGGTGAAGGAGAGCTGACAGGGCTCCGCGAACCTGCTGGAGGAGCAAAGGCTGCACCGAGGGAGAGACATCAGTAAaggaggggagatgctgggggagagagaggtggggtagCGTGTTGGTGTCTATACTCTGGTGAGaaactgtgggagagaggcaaagtcgacatcggcctgtcagccctgcacagcccctgagaagcagcaaggctttgatgagaaacaggcctggggagaaatgtcagaaactgccaagttgtgctgaggtggcagaggaaaaacaacggccagctgcaacactgagctgtgggaaagtgctgagctgtgagaagttaccgccgcgtgaacagcgcgtgaacgagagggtgactggtctgcacagccgtgttagaggggtctgatggtgataggagaaaaggttgatagctgtctaattgctgatttgctaatgatgaagtaagagctttaacaagAGCATAAGCATGTACTACTGTAATagtaaagggtctttccttctgcacttcatggagagtctgtgcctcaattgccacaaggCTCTGCACgggaacctctcctgcccagccatGGGAGGTGCCACCAAGACTCACCCAAAAGTGGCAACGCAGGAGCCAGTGGGCCAGACAAAGATGAGGGAGGTCCTTTCCTCATCACtgccttccccctcttcttctgTCAGGAAGATGCAGGAGCAGGGCTTCTCCATAATGCAAAGAGCTGAGGCCAAAGGTAAATGGCACAGGCTGTGCTCCTCGTGGAACAGCATGCAGTCCCACAGgatcagaaaaaaatgaacaaagtaaGGTTGCCTACATTCAGTTGCCTTTCCACACTGCCCTGCTACTAGCCAAAATCAGAGATAGGTAATTCTACTCAGCACACTCTCAAGAGTTTCATTATTTCTTAGCAGTTCTATGGGAGAAAGTGCCTGGCGTACCCTGTTTATTAATGCCATTCAGAAAGCAAAGTCTAGATGCAAACTATAAGCAACATCATAGGTTTGTTACTTTTGGCTTCTCTCCATCCAAGAAGAAGCATCTTTCCAGCACCAGCCTCATGAGATTCTCATGTGCTGAAGTTTGCCTCATGGGCACACTGGGAAATGCTCAAAAGAACCTTGAAGTCCCTTACTGCAATTCTTTAAGGGGGCAGGCAGGGTGTTTAAGCTTCTCACATAGCAGGTGCACTCCAGCATCTCCCAGGGCATTGGTGCCCAGCCTCAACTCCAGCAGGGTCTGGTTGGTGCTGAGCACAGTGGCCAGATCACCACGGCAGGCAGTTGTGAGACTGCAAGCCCACAACCTGCAGGAAAGAAGCACGGAGAGGGCCCTGAGTTTCAGCCCATGTCTGCTTTGATAACCCCAACCACCAGCCCCTCTCCTGGCCAAGCAACAGTGAGAATGGCCAGAAACCCTGCACAGAAATGGCCAATGACAGACCACTGCTGGACACACAGTCTATTCCCTGCCCTAGAAATCTGATCTGATTTCCAGTCTTTTCTGTCTTGGGTCTTGCCTATGAACCCTCTAAAGAGAAGATAAAACCAGTAGGAAATTCTGGTCACAGGGATTTTGTGAGAGCACGAGCCATGTGACACTGCCTGCTGGTGTTTCCATTCATGTCAGCAGAGGCACAGGGCTGGATTCCAATGCCTGAGAAGCAGTGTCCAGTGCTGTGTGCCTCGGGGTTACCCAGACACCCTGGTGGCGTTGTCTGAAAAGGATTACACAGGCCTTACACAAAAGCCCTAACCCTCTGAAAGGGTTTACTGGAGTTCCTGGACTGCATATGCAAAGTACCTGACTAGAAAAGGAACTATATGACTCACCACACATCAACACACTACCGTAGCTGCAGTGTGCTAATGCAGACTTTGTGTATAACTAGAGTGAGGGGACTCCAGGTCAACACTGGGAAGGCTACTGGAGAGAATATCCCTGGGTGTAAGCTGGTTGTCCAGAGAGTGTCTATTTAACATAAAGATTCAGAGGAACATTCACCCAACAGGGAGGAAGAGTGTCACCTAGAATGAGGAATCCTTCCAGGAAGAGCGCTTTTTTTTGCACACAGATAGATGATATGCCTGCTTACCTTCAACACATGCTCCTTTGGGTCTGTCTGTGCATACTTGAATTAGCAGGTTGCATGCTGCAGAGGAGGGTGCATGGAGGTGAACCTCCTTTACACTTGATTCACACAGTCTTAGCAGGGCATTTGGGAGAACGGGATGAGCAGTGACTGACCATGAAAGAGACACATcacccatccctgcagcagccctgctccaAGGCAATCCCAATTCCTACAAAACAAGAGTATTGACTTAACCCCTCTGGCTGGGGAGGAAAGCCAGAACACAACAAAAGCCAAGTGCTCCTGGTCAGAAAGCTGGGTGACCGACTCCCAACCTTCTTCTATGGGGATTGCCATGCTGAGACCTCAGCTCATGTCTGGGAAGAGCTACGTTCATCTCTCAAAGGGGCCATTTCTGAGGCACTGGTCGATCTGTCTCATGAAACGGGAGATGCTGCTGGAGACACTTCTCAGAATCACCTCTGACAAACAGGGACAGGGTTTGGGCACTCTCAGACATAGAGCAATGCAGGCAGAGACCAGCTCTGCGGTCTGGGCCCAGGACCCCCAGCACACCCTGGCCCCACAGACTAGGGGGTGCTCCTGTCTTGCTGATGGTGGGACAGGGGCTGGGCTCTGGGGCCAGGCTGACCTGTGTCCCATCCCACTCTGCTAGTGCCTGTCCTGCACGTGCGGCTCCCTGGGGAGCCAAGAAAGAGCCATGCCCCCTGGCCCACCTCACACCCTCGAGGCACAAGCATAGAGTGGAGCAGGACATGATCCCACGGCTTCTGCAACCATCAGATCTGTCCCTGGCCAGAGCACTATAAAGCAGTGAGCAAAGTCCTGAAGTGCCTGGCCATGAGGTGCTCACCATGTAGCTCTACAGAACTGGTCCAGCAGGTGATGAGGATCCAAGAGTCTGTTCCAAAAGAGCAGCAAGGTCAGGGAGCTGCAGAAATTTTATGATCCTTGCCCAAGCAGAGTTTTCCTTTTGACAGGCAACTCTGCATCTGCCTTCCCTATTTCCTTCCCCACTGAGCTCCACCTCCCCCTTGCCTGCAGGACTAAATATctcagaggggctgggcaggggaccAGCTGCACCTGGAGCTGGATAAGGTAAACATATTGTCTGTGATGGACCAGTTTGAAAGGATTCACTCCTTCATCCCTGGGAATTGTCTTTGGAAGAGGAGGTGAAGTGGCCAAAACAGAAATGTTTAGTGAATGATGGTTTCCCAGACAATACACATGGATGACCCCAGGAGAAAAGTGCTCTGTGCTGAAGAAGAAACACTGCTCTGATAGCAGGTCCCATGCCCACAGATGCCTCAGTTCACCTCCACACACTGTCCCTCTGCCCTTTCCAGCTTTGTCCTCTCTCCAGCTCCAGTAGAAATCACAAAAAGTCCTCCACTTGCCTGAGGGCCAGAGTTCTCTCTCCTAATTTGCCTTTGCCATTTGCTGCTGAAGGCTAATGATTTCCCCAGGGGGCAGGTAGGATCACCTGCAGCTCCTGCTACTTGTCCTAAACTGGAGCTAGCTGAAGCTCAGTCTGTTCTTACCTGCCAGCCCTGGGTGGAAATGCACAGGCAACCTGTGTTCTCTGGAACACAGCAGCTGCTGAGCCTCAGCTATCAAATAGCAAATGAACAGATGTAACTCCTCCTGAGAGAGAACTCACTACCAACACACGTCCAAATATTTCCCTCCCAGCCCAACTACTCATGTCCTCATCAAAGTATTATTGGAGCCCTGTCCTCTTAAATATCTTGACATTTTACCTCTGTGAAGTGCCTTCACCTCACTCTTTTCTCCCAGGTCTTAAGAGTCACTGCACAGGCATGGGTCAGTCCCAGGGTCACAGGCCCATTCCAGAAGCTGCTCTGCTGTTCCTTCATTCTCTTGAGAAATGTTTGGTCCATGGAGGTTGAGAGAAAATTAAACAAGTTGGCAGTTGCCACTGAGCTCTGATGTTTAGCACCTATAGTATGCGCCAGTTTCTGAAGGTCTTGCAAGGAGGCCAGTGCCAAGGTCAAGCTGAATTTCTAGCCTAGCCACCTTTTAGGGCTGGGGCAAAGGCTAGTATTACTCTGCGTAAGTTTTGCTACTCACTAATTATGTTTCCTCATCTGGCATATTATTGGACCTATAGACTGTTTTCCTGTTGGACTAACAGGAGGAGGAGTGGATATATGTGATGTGTTGAAACCTTATGTCTTTCCTTCCATATTCAGAAGGAAAGGTCTTCTGTTAAAACAAATGAATGCCAACAAGAAGCTTGGAAGCAAGTGCCCCTTTGGCAGTACTGCCTACTGCTCAAAGGCATCTTCTACGGGCAGGTGCTTTTATCTGCATCTTGCAGCCCACAAACTTCTGAGTGTGCACCCACCCTACAGATGCAAAAAAGGATCAGTTTTTGCCCTTGTGAGAAAGTGTCACGAAGGAGAAGCTGCCTATGGGATGTGGTACATAACATCCGCACCATGCAAAGACCCTGCTGCAGAGTTCCTGGGGCTCTACTGACaaagcagggatgctgcagggcagCTCTCTCCTTCTGCAGGTTCTGTGTCACATGGACCAGTTTGGTCTGGGGCTACCCCACTTGCAGGAGGATGTTAAAGAGCTGCTGGAGACAGCACCATGCTTGGGGATGGAAGGAGACCAGAGTGCTGGGCACTGCCTACAGGGACATTAACCCAGGGTCAGCAGCCAGGGTGCAAGGAAAGCAATACAGTAGAAGCTGGATGCTGTGAGAGCAGTCTAACCTGGTCTGATTGTGTGGCTGAGTCACTAAGACTGCACAAGTGGAGTATGGCCTGCCTAACCGGGTCAGGAAGGAAGCTGTTTCAAGGAACATTTACAGTCTAGGTGGCTCGACATGTCCATCTGGCCCTTGGGATGCCTCGGAAACAAAGACATGATCATCGTGGTTTTTGACACTAAATGTGTGCTCCTGGGACCCAGCCTCAGAGCTGCAGGTCCTAGAGACAGTGGTTTCACCATAGATATGTCACATCTTCTGGACaggaatgagggtttgaacaacTAAACGTGCTAAGGCTAGTTAAATAAATTTTGCCATGCACCGTTCTGGGGGCCATTTTGGAGCTGGCAGTTCAGTCAGCATCTGAAAAACATTGTGGGCCCTGCTCCCCAGGAAGTGGTAAACACGTTTTTAAAAGCAAGGAGGAATTTGTCTTGCATAGCCTGATTAGTCATGTGTTTTAACCACAGTATCCTGCTTCAAGCAGGGCAGCAGCTTGCAGCTTGTGAGACAAGATTGTTGGGTTTTTCTAACTGCCAACCAAACAGCTATGTTATCTATCAAAACACCCCACAGTGTTTCCTGTTGGGCCCTTCCTAGTATTGGTGAGCGGAAAATCAGCAGCCTGTTCTCTCACCTTCCGAGGTCTGCACGTTAATGCTCATATTGCTCCCTGGCTTTACTGTTTTCTCTTTAGATccatctctctttttgttatgaTCCACAATTCTGAGCCTGAGGAATTTGAAAGGGGGGCGTGAATTATTAAAATTCCTTTAAACCCAGTAGGGCCAGAATTCATAGCCCTCCTTGAAGTCTCTTAAATGTGCCAAGGAGTGTCTCTTTCCCTGTGGAAAGCCCAAGATagacaaatttaataaaaaagaagtcTAGGCTGTAATATGTGGTTTTCTAGTTCTCAGTGGTCACTTCATAGGACAGTGGAATTTCCAGTTTCCACCCAACTTCCAGAAGAAAGGGCATAGAGCAAACCAAGGataataaaactttattttggtGTATAGTAAGAAAACCTAAAATGCAGGTAACATATacataacaaaagagaaaaatattctaaagAAGAGATGGAAATGAAAATACTGCTGTATTAGTGAATTCCTTCAGGTCCAGTGCAATTACCTGCACCAGAAAACTGCCATTAATAAAAgcttctaaaaattaaaactatacAATGctccctctgtgcctgggatcCCCAATCAGAAAAGCATTACACAATAATGTGATATGACCAGAGatggtatttttaaagcatagtaagtataaatttcaattttaagttttcaaaactATATAAGCAATTTGGATGCGTCAGTGCAATGGATACAGGGGTAGGAGAGCTAAGTATTGCTGCTTAGCAGAGGGATGAGGGAAATTTCTTATGGaaataagaaataacaaaaaagtgTTCTAACAACTAATGAAACTAAGCTAGGCAAGTGTTCAGCAGTATTAGCTGTCTAAGAAAGCTTCCAGATGATCTTAACTGAAGAGCACCTTGGAGAAGTAAATGCACTCATAGATCTACAGGAACTGGGGTGTTTGttgatttttcagatgtttattgGTAGCAAAGCTGACCCGTGGTGTTTAAAATATTCATCTGTGTGTTCTTTCCTGCTCTTCTTCAGCCCATTGCTGGCTCACTTATCCAGTACCTGAAAGAGCAAACAATGTTTGGTTTAAATGTTTGGTTTAAATTCATATTCACATTTAATGCAGTGGTGCTGAGTTTCTGTTAATCTGGAATGGATTGGAAAGTTGTTTTTGTCATTTTGGCTCCTCCTTTTTCTGTCCCCCTTTTcaaatttgttgggttttgggaTTCTCCCTTTACAGTTCTTGCTGATCTGAACATTTATCCACACTTTGTTCTCTGCCACTTGAAACAACCAACAGAAGATTTCTGATAGAACCTGAGATGCTCTGGACTAGCCTGGTGCAAAGGCAGTTTGGGGATGAGGGGCAATTTGGGGCTTACATTAACTTATCCAATGGTAACAAGAGCAGCTGAACTGATGTCACTCCTTGTGGGGTTACAGGATGCAAAGCCAAGTGGTCACTCCTTGAACTTGCCTCCTGTGTTCTCAGGCACTGAATTATGTGTTTCCTACCTCAGAAGAGAAACAGCTTGACACTCATGATTGTATTGAAAGCGATGCTTTTTGCCAGCAGGACTCTCAAACACAAAACAGACATGAACAGCATATTCACTTTCTCCGTTCTGacatctgctttaaaaagaagaagagggaagagagtgTGGTCTTGATATTATCCCCATGCCCTACCCCGACCCCCCTcccaaaaaagaaggaaaatccaCACATCATAGGTTGATGAGGGAAGCAGGAATAAAGGAAAAGATGACAGATGAATGTATCAActgcagggaagagaggaggaatttaTTTCTCATTGCTGTTTTATCCCATGGAAACTTGTCAGTTATGTAGTCTGTCAACCTGAAACAGCAGGTTATTTCTCAATTTTGAATTCTGACACTTCTGCACCAGAGAAAGCAATTTTTCATGTCTTAGTATTGAGTCCACAGAAAGTGCAGCTTATTGCTTAAAAATTATCTGCAGTTCAGACATTTCTGTACTAAAGACAATGCATTCTCATGCATTGTTACTAAATCCTCAATAAAGAACCATACTCAATTGTTCCTTTAGACAACTAACCTTTTGTAGAGGCATCTGTAACATTGCAAGCATTAGCTGTTTCaaattcttcagttttctcttctgctgaatAATTGAGAGACACTATAAATTGTATCCAAgctatataaaacaaaaattacacaAAACATACCTATAGCTCTTTTCCCAGCAATAGATAAACAGTATTGAAGGATCAGATGGCAGGTCATTAATTCTGAGATTAACTTGAAGAGAAAAATTAGCTTTCTACGTGtcattgcagaaaaaaacaaaaatacaggatTGTTGAgccttattttctctcttttctgaaatgaattttaccacaggaaaagaacaatttaaaaagtgATCAAAAAGTAACCAAAagatttttgggaaaaaaaaatcacatccttttttattttgtgttttcataaaagttattttcaactTTCTTCTACCAGGCATGTATACTCAAGTCCCTTGAATTATTTTGCCTTAGATAAAGGTAGACTAGCAAATATTAGAGGTTTGGAGGGGTTTCACTGGTGGGACGgtaggggttttgtttgtttgtttttttcttttttggcaagAAAACTCCAAGTGCTTAAAGAGTTGAATTAAGGTCATGTATGCTCGGTACTTCTGAATATCTTGTCTTCACCTAAGAACCTAAATATCTTTCTGACTGTCCTTACTAGTTTCTGCTAGGTTctcaaaaggcaagaaaaaatgCTGGAAGATGCATCTCCCAGAATTACATTGCATTTGGACCACAACACTGTACCTGGCAGAATTATGCTGGCTGTAGTCTTGTTGCCCTTGTGCATAGCCTTGCAGGTCACCTTTGCATCTGGTTCCACTCGAGTTACCTTCATGGTACTATACATCCCCTCAGATGTGACAACAGGTGCCTTCAGGTCATACGAAATGTCACTCTCGGGCACATCAAGGCTGATGCTCTTAGGGTAGAAAGTCCTTGCCAAACAAGCCATGTTCAGTTTGTTGTCATACTGTTTGGGTTCCTTTGATTTAAGTACAATGACTTCTGGTGAAGATTCTTCTTGACTCTCTGAAAAAGAAGCACGAGACTTTATTTTCTGAGTACTTTCTGAGAGCTAAATCATTTACAGTTCAGATATAGTCCAGCCATGTCTGCCCCCTGACAGCTGAGtgtctttctgtgtttatttcttcctcctgcttcccaaAGAGCAGAtcaaagacagaaaggaaatatAAGGGTGGGATTTTCATTAGAGCTTCTAGTCCCTTGGGGTCCTAAGCTTGTTTTTGCCAGAATATATATAATTGAATTCCTTTAACTGAGCAATCTTGAAGTGAGGAAGACAACTTTTAAGAATACAGAACAAATGATCATACTATTTTTGAATTCATAAAAATTTAGACACCAAGAAGAACATTTGCTTTAAGGGTAGCCTTCTATGCTTGTGACATGATACATACTAAAAGATCCTTCTTTTTATTACCTAAAAATCCTTTACCTGATGAGGCTAAAAGGCTTAACCATAGCATATAGGGAGAGAAGACAGTTTGTTACTCCACTCTACAGTGCTATTCCAAAGAGTGGGATTACTTGCAGATACAAAATAATGTTGCTAAAATGGAAGATAAGGTTAAATCTTTCATTAACAAATGTTCAGTTTCAGcaaggttttcttttcaaattccattatttgaatgtttctgtaatatttctaTGTGGAACTTGACCCAGGCATATAAACCTCTCTTAACAAGTGAATAGTGTTATGTGAACTCTGGAGAGGTTTCCAAGTCATGAGACTGTCTGACTGCATAATGCTGAGCCATCCTAAAGAACAACAGCGGTGTCTAACAGAGAAGTTTAGTGCCATTCCACATACACCATTTATTCTGTCTTCTTTCTGGCTGTCCCTTCTGAAAGAAACAGATGTCTTGTAGATCCTTAGGACATCTTTTTACTTTTAGGTGGAGTGGGGGGTGAGCAGTTCTATTTGTATTGCACACAAAAACCAGTTAATAAATTTATCACAGAATTGGCTATATATTCCATCCTCTTGTGGACCTTGGCTTACTCCAGTGAGAAGTATACAGGAAATGAACCAAGTAATCCCTTAGCTATTCTCCTACTGAATTCTCAGGAGGAGATGTCTCAAAAACTGTGTAGAGATTAAAGAATGTTTTATCTGTCTTTTGTTCTTGCTGATTCTCAGGAGGCCCAGCTCCTGCAGTGTTCTTAGTGGTTTTAAAGTCCTTTTGAATATCTtccatgtaaatgaaaaaaaaaaaaaaaaacaacaaaaacaacactgaaagagTCAGGATAACAGCTTTATAGAAACATGGAAAATCTATTCTTGTCTTTGGAGGAATCAATAGTTTCTAAAGCCTACTGTTTGGggaaaggcttttttccctctttcctgaAGAACAGGAGTCATGACACAGCCAATTACTGATTACCAATTACCAAATACTGATTACCAAAACTGATAGCCAATTactcagtttattttaaaagacacgCAAGATACTTCCCGTGTAGAAACCGAACCTCACATTAGGGTTGCTGTGTTTGTCTGAAAAGGCAAATCCATTATTTAGACTTTCACCCACCAACAACTTCTGTTGGTTGATTGCTCATGGTAGAACACCTTTTGGCAGGTTTAAATTACTGTACATTGAAGTTGGGCTGATAGAAGCTGCTGGTACCTTGCTGTCCTACTTTTGCAAATGATGTTTTCAAAACAGGATCTTTGGATTCCCTACTCCCACAGGACGCAAAGCTGCATTTATCTACCCCAAAATAGGCATGTAAGATGCCCTAAAGATTTCAAGGCAGCTGTATATCTATATGGGGTTTACAGATGTGAGCTACCACCTAAGAGAGTCCCATGCCTGTCTGGGGAGTGTGTGTGTTCAGATGGTGGTGTGCAACTGAAAGTTTTAGGACAATAAAAATCAACCCAACAAACTCATCCATTGCTCCCACTTTCACACTGTCACACAAAAGCTGAGGAAGATAGTCCATCCTTATGAAGAACACGTTCAGAAGAGTGCCATTTCAAGCAGTTGCTGCAAAAAATAATGTGCCCTCTTTCCATGGGAACTACTTTCTCCTGAAACTCTTTAcatgtccttttttcctttccacacaCCTTAGTGTTTagacaaaagaaagcaagcaactaCTTTCACCTTATACTGAAGCCGGGCTAAGACACCACTGGGTATAAACAGTCTTAAATTTAGCAGTGGGGCTACAGGAGAGAGTGAGGATCTGTGGAGTAATGTTGATGCACATAGCTAGGAAACTATCTTTGTTGTTCCTGAAAAGCTTTGTTAAATAAATATGAACTGAAGACTCACCTGGTTGGAGAACACATGTTCAAGAGATCCGAGGCAGCAGAGATTTCTCATTATGTTGTCACATCACACAATTCCTTTGTCCACCCCACCACAAACTTAAATACATTAGTAGTAAAAAAAGTGGAACTTACTTGGCTCGACTGAAAAAGTGATCCCAGTTCCAAATACGAGCCTGTCTGTTGCCACACTGTTTGCATGTAGTCAGATAAACTCACTTTCTTCACCACAATCCAAAGGTGGCATAAATGCCAGCAGTTCATCCAAAGGATCCATCAATGGACTGCCATAAAAGTGCTCCAAAGTCATCAATGTTTCCAAAATCATGAGGGGAGAAAACAATGATTTCATAGTAGAGTGCTTTCAAACAACTTGATCCAGGCTAAAGCTTTTAAAACCCTTGTATTTTCTATTAGCTCAGTAAAGCAATACGCTTCCAGAACAAATGCTCATAGGAattctgcagttttcttcaacacatttcctttttcctttctttctcaaaAATGTATTGTTCCTTTTGCTGTCTCATGTTTTTGTATGAGACCTTACAGCGTTTGTGTCACTGTGCGACTCCAAGTTCTCAACACTGTGATACACTTAGTTACAAAAAgtgcctcttccttcccttttacCGTACAGTATTTCACAAGAGACAGGTAGTCATATACCCTATATACCACATGAAGaaatcacaatattttaaaataaggacaTGAAGTTGGGCTACAAGAGGGGATTTGTACCTGCTTGTGACTTGTAGGATTACAATGAAGGATTATAATGTTGCTCTGGGAAGGTTCAGATTTTAGTctaatgaaaaagcaaaagcaattagTGAAACCCTCCAGAGTTGCAGAagtgttctggtttgttttttcactttgaaCTACTTTTTGTTGCCCGGAAAGAAAAGTAATATGCTAAATCTGGGGGTTTAGAGTTGTTCTCTTTCTGAATGGGCCAGTGCTGAGGGTCATTTGGTGTCTCAGGAAGGCTTTATCATGTTTTTAGTAtctttaaaagtgaaaaagaaatagtttttctttattaGGTAGAGATATATTGTTCTGTGGGAGGAGTTATTAAATAAGGGTTTTGCTCTGGATGGTGGAAAGCAGGTTAATCAAATCCTGCATGATGGACAAGTTCTGCATACTTAGTGCCACCTgggtcaccaaaacaggataaaagaccTTATGGACACCGATGGGATGTAGATGAGCAGACACTCCTTTActaacggccgggtgcgcaggggagtcgtctcaccaacaacacacacctaactcgtgtagcgtgctgattatattggatacagtcaGACagattaatcaagttctcatacacaAACgtgataattcccataactcattttcatattcccacctctttccggtcatgtgcaccCGAGTCCTGAAacgagtcagggggctgcttttgtgaccaccacggactgctgactcaaaagaaagaccctccagtGCCCCTGACTCAAGGATTTTGGCTCCCAttgcgattttaacatgcttcgaggccctttcacaatgcaacttCTAAAATACCTGGTCTACAGGGCGATAAATCGTCCTGACCGCACAGTCTAACgatggtacctcgtctagcagcataactggttgtatggttactttaagcTAAATACAAtactctatgactacttaaaacattactccactatcttttataaaaattgatatttctgtgagattccatttaattgattagtcctaatcattccttatcaaaatcaccaaagtcatcaactcaaattaataacaaatcagtaacatttcccccctttgaatgttttgaaaatcatttcaatactttcatatCAGAGTTTATTATGTTTCTCTTTTACTGTATGCTGGTGGGAGTCCtgggatttctcttatgatcatgCGATTGAATATAATTTTGCTCTCTTTAagcaggaataaatcaacattatcatcaagaaaacaaccagcaaGATAAATATCATGCCAATTAATAACCTTATCTATGAACTTAAATTTCAAcccaatttattaaaaattttgtctatccaatcttctgacatatcttctcggacatttttttttagtatcttctttaatttttcttagtagtTCTAGATCATGTTTTACACCTTGTGTCACATTTGGGACATGTATGCAGCAGTGATCTATTCTGTTTTTAAGGTATCCACAAACTCCATGTTCTTTAAGCAGGAGCCTATCTAGCgtcattctgttttgcaaagttatCCTTGAGGTTGCTTgtaattgaaaatttaattccTTGAATCTTTTCCTTGTGACATTAGCCAGTTTTTCTACCTCTCCCGTTAGTTGATATAATAATTTCCTGTTTCTATATGatgctatgggattcaaaagggattctagAGCCTAActaatttttattcctgttgggggttcattccatgtgtcatctaTCTCTGATCACCTAatctgctttaattttatttatttatttatttatttatttattttttaaggaccCCTTAACAGGAGATTCCTTTCAAATTGGGCACAACGTTGGCATACCTGAAGTAATCTGTTTTACCTTCCTATTTAAGGGCAGATGTGTTGTTCAGGTTCGATTATTTattgcccaaaccaaatgtcctaGACTCTGAATTGCAGATCTTTTAAAGCTAAATATTGTTCTTCTTTTGGGAATATATGTTTTGGTTAAATTAAG is from Strix aluco isolate bStrAlu1 chromosome 12, bStrAlu1.hap1, whole genome shotgun sequence and encodes:
- the LOC141928930 gene encoding uncharacterized protein LOC141928930; this translates as MQIPLGKPAMLLWILVITFAAALKGSLSPIKMVASGPKEGKVSGSLPLTCTVMGAPLDSPRYDWNCVRQAPGGELQFLGWIYPFGNNTGYAPPFQGRVSISADKDKNKISLQLHDLTAFDTATYFCARQNTVMPVEGEAAQKGGVLLWWEGVKEQRDHIRASLWKKDETYSTSSQPHHPTDNCILKNTFDADCEAIGVYDYLSLVKYCTVKGKEEALFVTKCITVLRTWSRTVTQTLPLMDPLDELLAFMPPLDCGEESESSVHIYLTKLFRNNKDSFLAMCINITPQILTLSCSPTAKFKTVYTQWCLSPASGILHAYFGVDKCSFASCGSRESKDPVLKTSFAKVGQQESQEESSPEVIVLKSKEPKQYDNKLNMACLARTFYPKSISLDVPESDISYDLKAPVVTSEGMYSTMKVTRVEPDAKVTCKAMHKGNKTTASIILPEEKTEEFETANACNVTDASTKDVRTEKVNMLFMSVLCLRVLLAKSIAFNTIMSVKLFLF